One window of Candidatus Fermentibacter sp. genomic DNA carries:
- the rho gene encoding transcription termination factor Rho has product MVEKPLDGHSLSDLEGKTLVELQTIAKSMGIKGIAGSRKRDLIQMMLESQTEKNGLEFATGVLETLPEGYGFLRAVESNYLPGTNDIYVSPSQIKRFGLLTGDTISGQVRQPKEGEKYLALLRVETVNQKSPDLARTRRNFDELTPYYPKERFILEHDSEEFSGRIMDLLTPLGKGQRALIVSPPRAGKTILLQHIANSIAINHPEVVLIVLLIDERPEEVTDMKRNVRGEVISSTFDEAPKRHVQVADIVLEKAKRMVESGHDVVILLDSITRLARANNTVIPHSGKILSGGVDSNALQRPKRFFGAARKAEEGGSLTIVGTALVDTGSRMDEVIFEEFKGTGNSEIVLDRRLADRRVFPAIDITKSGTRREELLLDEETLSKVWIMRKILVDLNPVEAMELLKKQISQHKSNKRFLDAMASMSQ; this is encoded by the coding sequence ATGGTAGAAAAGCCGCTCGACGGTCATTCTCTCTCGGACCTCGAGGGAAAGACCCTGGTCGAACTGCAGACGATCGCCAAGAGCATGGGCATCAAGGGTATCGCCGGATCCAGGAAGCGCGATCTCATCCAGATGATGCTCGAGAGCCAGACCGAGAAGAACGGGCTCGAGTTCGCGACGGGAGTGCTGGAGACCCTGCCCGAGGGGTACGGCTTCCTCAGGGCCGTCGAGTCCAACTACCTGCCCGGGACCAACGACATCTACGTTTCTCCGTCGCAGATAAAGCGGTTCGGACTCCTGACGGGCGACACGATATCTGGCCAGGTCAGGCAGCCCAAGGAAGGCGAGAAGTACCTCGCCCTCCTCAGGGTCGAGACGGTCAACCAGAAGAGCCCCGATCTCGCCAGGACACGGCGCAACTTCGACGAACTGACCCCCTACTACCCGAAGGAGCGCTTCATCCTCGAGCACGACTCGGAGGAGTTCAGCGGCCGCATCATGGATCTCCTGACCCCCCTGGGGAAGGGGCAGCGCGCCCTGATCGTCTCCCCGCCGAGGGCGGGCAAGACCATCCTCCTCCAGCACATAGCGAACAGCATAGCCATAAACCACCCCGAGGTGGTGCTCATCGTCCTCCTGATCGACGAGAGGCCCGAAGAGGTCACGGACATGAAGCGCAACGTCAGGGGCGAAGTGATCAGCTCGACGTTCGACGAGGCCCCCAAGCGCCACGTCCAGGTGGCCGACATAGTGCTGGAGAAGGCCAAGAGGATGGTCGAGAGCGGCCACGACGTCGTGATCCTGCTCGACTCCATCACGCGCCTGGCTCGTGCCAACAACACCGTGATCCCCCATTCCGGCAAGATCCTCTCCGGCGGTGTCGACTCCAACGCCCTCCAGCGCCCCAAGAGGTTCTTCGGCGCAGCCAGGAAGGCCGAGGAGGGCGGCAGCCTGACGATAGTCGGGACTGCCCTCGTGGACACCGGCAGCAGGATGGACGAGGTCATCTTCGAGGAGTTCAAGGGTACCGGCAACAGCGAGATAGTGCTCGACAGGAGGCTCGCCGACCGGAGGGTCTTCCCCGCCATCGACATCACGAAGTCGGGCACCAGGCGCGAGGAGCTGCTCCTCGACGAGGAGACGCTCAGCAAGGTCTGGATAATGAGGAAGATCCTGGTCGACCTCAATCCCGTGGAGGCCATGGAACTCCTCAAGAAGCAGATCTCCCAGCACAAGTCCAACAAGAGGTTCCTTGACGCGATGGCGAGCATGTCCCAATGA
- the prfA gene encoding peptide chain release factor 1 has product MNELPGILARIAEIDDLLCLPETQRSSSSIRALSSERASLSRIRDALEALASVGKLVEELEEALSGDDPELVEMARDELPGVRAQRAALEDTLKRMLLPRDENEGRNVIVEIRGGTGGEEAALFAADVFRMYSGYAARRGWRIEVLGSRPSEKGGFKEISFSVSGEGVYSRMKYEAGVHRVQRVPETEAQGRIHTSACTVAVLPEAEEVELDIRPDDLKIDVYRSTGPGGQSVNTTDSAVRITHLPTGLVVTCQDEKSQHKNKAKAMKVLSSRLLALKQEEAESERASARRSMVGSGDRSAKIRTYNFPQSRVTDHRIHLTVHSLEQVMTGDLDGIVDALVSAEQDRLLAERATGGSQGG; this is encoded by the coding sequence ATGAACGAACTCCCCGGCATCCTCGCAAGGATCGCAGAGATAGACGACCTCCTGTGCCTCCCGGAGACGCAGCGCAGCTCCTCGTCCATTCGCGCACTCTCCTCCGAGCGTGCCTCCCTGTCGAGGATAAGGGACGCGCTGGAGGCTCTCGCCTCGGTCGGGAAGCTGGTGGAGGAGCTGGAGGAGGCCCTTTCGGGCGACGATCCCGAGCTGGTCGAGATGGCCAGGGACGAGCTGCCCGGGGTCAGGGCGCAGCGGGCCGCGCTCGAGGACACCCTCAAGAGGATGCTCCTCCCGAGGGACGAGAACGAGGGCAGGAACGTCATAGTGGAGATACGCGGCGGCACGGGAGGCGAGGAGGCGGCCCTCTTCGCGGCCGACGTGTTCAGGATGTACTCGGGCTATGCCGCGCGCAGGGGCTGGAGGATCGAGGTCCTCGGCAGCAGGCCCTCCGAGAAGGGCGGCTTCAAGGAGATCTCCTTCTCGGTATCCGGCGAGGGCGTGTATTCCCGTATGAAGTACGAAGCCGGCGTCCACAGGGTCCAGAGGGTGCCCGAAACGGAGGCCCAGGGCAGGATCCATACTTCCGCCTGCACGGTCGCGGTCCTTCCCGAGGCCGAGGAGGTCGAGCTCGACATCAGGCCCGACGACCTGAAGATCGATGTCTACAGGTCCACCGGCCCGGGCGGCCAGAGCGTGAACACGACGGATTCGGCGGTGAGGATCACCCACCTCCCGACGGGGCTCGTCGTCACCTGCCAGGACGAGAAGAGCCAGCACAAGAACAAGGCCAAGGCCATGAAGGTCCTCTCCTCCCGGCTCCTCGCGCTGAAGCAGGAGGAGGCGGAATCGGAGCGTGCCTCCGCCAGGCGCTCCATGGTGGGCTCCGGCGACAGGAGCGCCAAGATCCGCACCTACAACTTCCCCCAGTCCAGGGTCACCGACCACAGGATACACCTGACGGTGCACAGCCTCGAGCAGGTCATGACGGGCGACCTCGACGGGATCGTGGACGCCCTGGTCTCGGCCGAGCAGGACAGGCTCCTCGCGGAACGCGCCACCGGCGGATCGCAGGGAGGGTGA
- a CDS encoding diguanylate cyclase codes for MNRRSFSRIAVLSAAMAAAAASALASLRYEPGPWSWAASAVCAASAALLASRGHRDGSGASTQRQASAAALVFTSVRLTGGFGGPLTPLYFLVLAWMAGRPVHGPAFEAGIALGLIEGLLTAFGGGLITPDLTGRLSAAAVPLVALPVSSLVLEWMASGGGRAKGPGSRSGRTDPCGQDPSPVSQGCLELVKSVAQAGSLGGAIHSTAAWLAGSGNDLTVTVGLLSSDSGSLDVYESLGPLAQGRVGMNFDLEGSVAGWTINSGNSISRCGLGSGGRAVTTLSRSDPSAVRCGSCSAAPVVISGKSVGVLLVESPSEEGTGAGVEGTLDLAAGLLGLSIEKILLREQKKDLQNRDGLTGLPHPVDFMDFVRRTSRDVYRFGRSVSLFVVEIDSLEEVNAAHGFRGGNRLLSACGESLGGMAGSEAALTRLSASKFAICIPGMDQAAAEAFAESVVRSFDGMKVKLESGEISPRVVVGGAVTRSDRRIESLCAEASRAMVSARAVSSRFQVALLLASGQNHGAVDP; via the coding sequence GTGAATAGGCGCAGCTTCTCCCGGATCGCCGTGCTGTCGGCCGCCATGGCGGCGGCGGCGGCATCCGCACTGGCGTCCCTGCGGTACGAGCCGGGCCCGTGGTCCTGGGCGGCCTCCGCCGTCTGCGCCGCTTCGGCGGCGCTCCTGGCCTCGCGAGGCCACAGGGACGGAAGCGGCGCATCGACCCAGCGGCAGGCATCCGCCGCCGCCCTGGTCTTCACCTCGGTGAGGCTGACCGGAGGCTTCGGCGGGCCCCTGACCCCCCTCTACTTCCTGGTTCTCGCCTGGATGGCGGGGCGTCCCGTCCACGGGCCCGCATTCGAGGCCGGGATCGCCCTGGGACTCATCGAGGGGCTGCTCACCGCCTTCGGGGGCGGTCTGATCACCCCCGATCTCACGGGCAGGCTTTCGGCGGCTGCCGTGCCTCTCGTCGCACTGCCGGTGTCGTCGCTCGTGCTGGAATGGATGGCATCGGGAGGCGGGCGAGCGAAAGGTCCGGGAAGCCGGTCCGGGAGGACGGATCCATGCGGGCAGGATCCTTCTCCCGTCTCGCAGGGCTGCCTGGAACTCGTGAAGTCGGTCGCCCAGGCCGGCAGTCTCGGCGGGGCCATACACTCGACTGCGGCCTGGCTGGCAGGCTCCGGGAACGATCTGACGGTCACCGTCGGCCTCCTGTCCAGCGACAGCGGCAGCCTCGACGTGTACGAATCACTGGGCCCCCTGGCGCAGGGACGCGTGGGCATGAACTTCGACCTCGAGGGCTCGGTGGCGGGGTGGACCATCAACAGCGGCAACTCGATATCGCGCTGCGGCCTCGGGAGCGGCGGACGGGCCGTCACCACGCTCTCCCGGTCCGATCCGTCGGCCGTGCGCTGCGGAAGCTGCTCGGCAGCTCCAGTAGTGATCTCCGGGAAGAGCGTCGGAGTCCTGCTCGTCGAATCCCCCTCGGAGGAGGGCACCGGAGCCGGAGTCGAGGGGACGCTCGACCTGGCGGCCGGGCTGCTCGGCCTCTCGATCGAGAAGATCCTCCTGCGCGAACAGAAGAAGGACCTGCAGAACAGGGACGGTCTGACGGGGCTGCCGCATCCCGTGGACTTCATGGACTTCGTGAGGCGGACCTCGAGGGACGTCTACCGGTTCGGCAGGAGCGTATCCCTGTTCGTGGTGGAGATCGATTCCCTCGAGGAGGTCAACGCCGCGCACGGGTTCAGGGGAGGGAACAGGCTGCTGTCCGCCTGCGGCGAGAGTCTCGGAGGTATGGCCGGCTCCGAGGCGGCTCTCACCAGGCTCTCGGCCTCGAAATTCGCGATCTGCATCCCGGGCATGGACCAGGCCGCGGCGGAGGCGTTCGCCGAGAGCGTCGTCAGGAGCTTCGACGGCATGAAGGTGAAACTGGAGTCGGGGGAGATATCGCCGAGAGTCGTGGTGGGAGGGGCGGTGACGAGGAGCGACAGGAGGATCGAGTCGCTTTGTGCCGAGGCTTCGCGGGCCATGGTCTCCGCGAGGGCGGTCTCCTCGAGGTTCCAGGTCGCACTCCTGCTCGCATCCGGCCAGAACCACGGGGCTGTCGATCCTTGA
- the rpmE gene encoding 50S ribosomal protein L31, with protein MKKDIHPKYEEATFSCACGNTIRTRSTSGDVKFDICSSCHPFYTGRQKLIDSAGMVDKYNRKYGRKDSEGK; from the coding sequence GTGAAGAAGGACATCCATCCGAAGTACGAAGAGGCCACTTTCTCCTGCGCCTGCGGCAACACCATCCGCACGCGCTCCACGTCCGGCGACGTCAAGTTCGACATCTGCTCGAGCTGCCACCCGTTCTACACCGGCAGGCAGAAGCTCATCGACTCCGCCGGGATGGTGGACAAGTACAACCGGAAGTACGGCCGCAAGGACTCCGAAGGCAAATAG
- a CDS encoding VanZ family protein, translated as MRAAARVLLFALAAAIWILSSDPAPEYIPPLFPYQDKFMHFLEFAALGFAISLNRDLFRRSDGAALASGVLWAGLDEIHQAYVPGRDCSTGDFLADCAGLAAGFAARALWSARTGRRRRLALMFRERSESGS; from the coding sequence TTGAGGGCCGCGGCGAGGGTGCTCCTGTTCGCTCTGGCAGCGGCGATCTGGATCCTGAGTTCGGATCCCGCCCCTGAGTACATACCGCCCCTCTTCCCGTATCAGGACAAGTTCATGCATTTCTTGGAGTTCGCCGCGCTGGGATTCGCCATCTCGCTGAACCGCGACCTGTTCCGGAGATCGGACGGCGCCGCCCTCGCCTCCGGTGTTCTGTGGGCGGGGCTCGACGAGATCCACCAGGCCTACGTCCCGGGAAGGGACTGCTCGACCGGCGACTTCCTTGCCGACTGCGCCGGGCTGGCGGCGGGATTCGCGGCCAGGGCTCTATGGTCGGCCAGGACTGGCCGCAGGCGCAGGCTTGCCCTTATGTTCCGCGAACGGAGTGAAAGCGGCTCTTGA
- a CDS encoding DUF1385 domain-containing protein, with protein MTESVDKPTDSGVQAGSCRLEKAGGQAVIEGVMMRSSTRAAVAVRSPDGSIAGRILDAGPLASRNPVWRKPVLRGAASLFDSLRMGMSALSWSAEIAEPAKEKGKGGGDGSFLSFALGLLLAAALFGWLPIRLGMLISGDNHLWINLLAGLFRIAGFFAYVAAISLIPEIRRVFVFHGAEHQTIHAWEGGAEDLAGAAGLADPRHQRCGTSFIFLVMLLAVAFYSVVDFTVALATGSNPAAHWRLLYHLPLLPLVMGISYEILRLVDRNLERSPLARALAWPGLLLQKFTTRKAGPAEVEVAVAALKLAVGEDPGPSVRLVTPE; from the coding sequence ATGACCGAAAGCGTCGACAAGCCGACCGACTCCGGGGTGCAGGCGGGTTCCTGCCGGCTCGAGAAGGCCGGCGGGCAGGCCGTGATCGAGGGCGTGATGATGCGCTCCTCCACGAGGGCGGCGGTGGCCGTGCGCAGTCCCGACGGCTCCATAGCCGGCAGGATCCTGGACGCCGGACCCCTCGCCTCGCGGAACCCGGTCTGGCGGAAGCCCGTTCTCAGAGGCGCCGCCTCCCTGTTCGACTCGCTGCGCATGGGCATGTCCGCCCTGAGCTGGTCTGCGGAGATCGCGGAACCGGCGAAGGAGAAGGGCAAGGGCGGCGGGGACGGGTCGTTCCTGTCGTTCGCCCTGGGCCTCCTCCTGGCGGCGGCCCTCTTCGGCTGGCTCCCCATCCGCCTCGGCATGCTCATCAGCGGTGACAACCATCTCTGGATCAACCTGCTGGCAGGGCTCTTCCGCATAGCCGGCTTCTTCGCCTACGTGGCCGCGATCTCCCTGATCCCCGAGATCAGGCGCGTGTTCGTCTTCCACGGAGCGGAGCACCAGACCATCCATGCCTGGGAGGGTGGGGCGGAAGACCTCGCCGGGGCCGCAGGGCTCGCCGATCCCAGGCACCAGCGCTGCGGCACGAGCTTCATATTCCTGGTCATGCTGCTGGCCGTGGCCTTCTACTCCGTCGTCGACTTCACGGTGGCGCTGGCCACGGGCAGCAATCCCGCAGCCCACTGGAGGCTTCTCTATCATCTCCCGCTCCTGCCCCTCGTGATGGGGATCTCGTACGAGATCCTGCGGCTGGTCGACAGGAACCTCGAGAGGTCCCCGCTCGCGCGGGCGCTTGCCTGGCCCGGCCTTCTGCTCCAGAAGTTCACGACCCGCAAGGCGGGTCCGGCCGAGGTCGAGGTGGCGGTGGCGGCCCTGAAGCTGGCCGTCGGCGAGGATCCCGGCCCCTCCGTCCGGCTGGTGACGCCGGAATGA